The following coding sequences lie in one Mus musculus strain C57BL/6J chromosome 11, GRCm38.p6 C57BL/6J genomic window:
- the Tmem104 gene encoding transmembrane protein 104 isoform X1 — translation MIVLALVRIGKGQGEGHPPLANFLGVQNLFGVCVYSFMCQHSLPSLITPISSKRHITRLLFLDYALILAFYGLLSFTAIFCFRGDSLMDMYTLNFARCDVVGLAAVRFFLGLFPVFTISTNFPIIAVTLRNNWKTLFHREGGTYPWVVDRVVFPTITLVPPILVAFCTHDLESLVAITGAYAGTGIQYVIPAFLVYLCRKDTQLTFGYGTVNKHRSPFRHTFWVAFVLLWAFSCFFFVTAYIVLKETQL, via the coding sequence ATGATTGTGCTGGCCCTGGTGCGCATCGGGAAAGGACAAGGAGAGGGGCACCCGCCCCTAGCCAACTTCTTGGGGGTCCAGAACCTGTTTGGGGTGTGTGTCTACTCGTTCATGTGCCAACACTCCCTGCCGTCCCTCATCACTCCCATCTCCTCCAAGCGCCACATCACGCGGCTGCTGTTCCTGGACTACGCACTGATCCTGGCCTTCTACGGCCTCCTCTCCTTCACGGCTATCTTCTGCTTCCGTGGGGACAGCCTCATGGACATGTACACCCTCAACTTCGCGAGGTGTGACGTCGTGGGCCTTGCTGCAGTCCGGTTCTTTCTGGGCCTCTTCCCTGTGTTCACCATCAGCACCAACTTCCCCATCATCGCGGTGACCCTGCGCAACAACTGGAAGACGCTCTTCCACCGTGAAGGTGGCACCTACCCATGGGTGGTAGACCGAGTGGTGTTCCCCACGATCACCCTGGTGCCTCCCATTCTGGTGGCCTTCTGCACCCATGACCTGGAGTCCCTGGTGGCCATTACAGGAGCCTATGCGGGCACCGGCATCCAGTACGTCATCCCTGCCTTCCTGGTGTACCTCTGCCGCAAGGACACCCAGCTGACCTTTGGCTATGGAACTGTCAACAAGCATAGGTCCCCGTTCCGCCACACCTTCTGGGTGGCCTTTGTGCTGCTGTGGGctttctcctgcttcttcttTGTCACGGCCTACATCGTCCTCAAGGAGACCCAGCTCTGA